One window of Methanogenium organophilum genomic DNA carries:
- a CDS encoding diphthine--ammonia ligase has product MKLGVLFSGGKDSVYATYRAMQKEEVSCLISIVSENCESYMFHTPNIHLTSLQAEAMDIPILEYTTQGIEEAELVDLKHAISCAVEQYGIEGIVTGAVLSVYQATRIQKICDSLDLWCYNPLWHIDQDQYMQCLIDEGFEVLVSGVFSAPFDETWLGRRIDDEALRLLRIYAAKYGITLTGEGGELETLVTDAPFFVKKIVVLESESVYANYNGRYIVLRAEVVEK; this is encoded by the coding sequence ATGAAACTTGGTGTGCTTTTTTCCGGTGGTAAAGACTCCGTATATGCCACATACCGGGCGATGCAGAAAGAGGAAGTCTCCTGCCTCATATCAATTGTATCTGAAAATTGTGAGAGTTACATGTTCCATACTCCGAATATTCACCTGACATCACTCCAGGCGGAGGCGATGGATATTCCTATTCTGGAGTATACCACACAGGGGATTGAAGAAGCGGAACTCGTTGACCTGAAACATGCGATATCGTGTGCCGTGGAGCAGTACGGCATTGAAGGTATTGTAACAGGGGCGGTGCTCTCGGTATACCAGGCAACCCGGATTCAGAAGATCTGTGATTCCCTTGATCTCTGGTGCTATAATCCTCTCTGGCACATCGACCAGGACCAGTATATGCAATGCCTGATCGATGAAGGGTTTGAAGTCCTTGTTTCCGGTGTTTTTTCAGCGCCTTTTGATGAAACCTGGCTGGGAAGGCGTATTGACGATGAAGCTCTCCGACTGTTGCGAATATATGCAGCAAAGTATGGTATCACACTCACCGGAGAAGGCGGAGAACTTGAAACTCTTGTGACGGATGCTCCGTTTTTTGTGAAAAAAATTGTTGTGCTTGAATCGGAATCCGTATATGCCAATTACAATGGCCGGTATATTGTTCTGCGTGCGGAGGTGGTAGAGAAATGA
- a CDS encoding type 1 glutamine amidotransferase, which translates to MIVLLDLCYRPGSLGEDEFVRPIADIVRNGRYPYKICHFTEWDSAAEDDVDAVILCGTPLKDNLFAEMPEYFAWIPGFTKPVLGICAGMQALVLAYGGSIIEKSEIGMTTVRTLVSGDPIFCENEWAAYELHRFCGVLGREFMVLAESDACVQAVRHRTDRVYGVIFHPEVRNPWVVERFLNLFVSDGRTC; encoded by the coding sequence ATGATCGTTCTTCTTGATCTCTGTTATCGCCCCGGTTCCCTTGGTGAGGATGAATTTGTCCGCCCGATTGCAGATATTGTCAGGAACGGCAGATACCCGTATAAGATCTGCCATTTTACAGAATGGGACTCAGCCGCTGAGGATGATGTTGATGCAGTGATTCTCTGCGGGACACCCCTGAAAGACAACCTGTTTGCAGAAATGCCGGAATATTTTGCCTGGATCCCTGGATTTACCAAGCCTGTTCTTGGAATCTGTGCAGGTATGCAGGCATTGGTTCTTGCATATGGCGGTAGCATTATCGAAAAGTCTGAAATTGGCATGACTACCGTTCGAACTCTTGTATCCGGTGATCCGATATTTTGTGAGAATGAGTGGGCGGCATATGAATTACACCGGTTTTGTGGAGTTTTAGGCCGTGAATTTATGGTTCTTGCAGAATCAGATGCCTGTGTCCAGGCAGTGCGTCACCGGACAGACAGGGTATATGGGGTTATCTTTCATCCTGAAGTACGTAATCCATGGGTGGTTGAACGGTTCCTGAATCTCTTCGT